One region of Nycticebus coucang isolate mNycCou1 chromosome 10, mNycCou1.pri, whole genome shotgun sequence genomic DNA includes:
- the B9D2 gene encoding B9 domain-containing protein 2, with amino-acid sequence MAEVHVIGQIMGATGFSESSLFCKWGIHTGAAWKLLSGVREGQTQVDTPQVGDMAYWSHPIDLHFATKGLQGWPRFHLQVWSQDGFGRSQLEGYGFCHVPSSPGIHQLTCPTWRPLGSWREQLARAFVGGGPQLLHGDTIYSGADRYRLHTAAGGTVHLEIGLLVRHFDRYGVEC; translated from the exons ATGGCTGAGGTGCACGTGATCGGGCAGATTATGGGGGCCACCGGTTTCTCTGAAAGTAGCCTCTTCTGCAAGTGGGGCATCCACACAG GGGCAGCATGGAAGCTTCTGTCAGGTGTGCGTGAAGGCCAAACACAGGTGGACACCCCCCAGGTAGGGGACATGGCCTACTGGTCCCACCCCATTGATCTGCACTTTGCCACCAAAGGTCTTCAAG GCTGGCCCCGGTTCCATCTCCAGGTGTGGTCCCAAGATGGCTTTGGCCGTAGTCAGCTTGAAGGCTATGGATTTTGCCATGTGCCCAGCAGCCCTGGCATCCACCAGCTGACCTGCCCCACATGGCGGCCCCTAGGCAGTTGGCGGGAGCAGCTGGCACGGGCCTTTGTGGGTGGTGGGCCACAGCTGTTGCATGGGGATACCATCTACAGTGGGGCTGACCGTTACCGCCTGCATACAGCTGCTGGTGGCACCGTGCACCTTGAGATCGGCCTTTTGGTGCGCCACTTCGACCGCTATGGTGTTGAATGCTAA
- the TGFB1 gene encoding transforming growth factor beta-1 proprotein isoform X2, whose protein sequence is MPPSRLRLLPLLLPLLWLLVLSPGRPAAGLSTCKTIDMELVKRKRIEAIRGQILSKLRLASPPSQGEVPPGPLPEAVVALYNSTRDRVAGESAEPEPEPETDYYAKEVTRVLMVETNNKIYDRFKDSPHSIYMFFNTSELREAVSDPLLLSRAELRLLRLKLKVEQHVELYQKYSNNSWRYLSNRLLAPSDMPEWLSFDVTGVVRQWLSREGKMEGFRLSAHCSCDSKDNTLQVDINGFSSSRRGDLATIRGMNRPFLLLMATPLERAQHLHSSRHRRALDTNYCFSSTEKNCCVRQLYIDFRKDLGWKWIHEPKGYHANFCLGPCPYIWSLDTQYSKVLALYNQHNPGASAAPCCVPQALEPLPIVYYVGRKPKVEQLSNMIVRSCKCS, encoded by the exons ATGCCGCCCTCCAGGCTGcggctgctgccgctgctgctacCGCTGCTGTGGCTACTAGTGCTGTCGCCTGGCCGGCCAGCCGCGGGACTGTCCACCTGCAAAACCATCGACATGGAGCTGGTGAAACGGAAACGCATCGAAGCCATCCGCGGCCAAATCCTGTCCAAGCTGCGGCTCGCCAGCCCCCCAAGCCAGGGGGAGGTGCCGCCCGGCCCGCTGCCCGAGGCGGTGGTCGCCCTGTACAACAGCACCCGCGACCGGGTGGCGGGGGAGAGCGCAGAGCCGGAGCCCGAGCCTGAGACAGACTACTACGCAAAGGAGGTCACCCGTGTGCTAATGGTGGAAACCAACAACA AAATCTATGATAGATTCAAAGACAGTCCACACAGCATATATATGTTCTTCAACACATCAGAGCTCCGAGAAGCAGTGTCGGATCCCCTGTTGCTCTCCAGGGCAGAGCTTCGTCTCCTGAGGCTCAAATTAAAAGTGGAGCAGCATGTTGAACTCTATCAG AAATACAGCAACAATTCCTGGCGCTACCTCAGCAACCGGTTGTTGGCCCCCAGCGACATGCCAGAGTGGTTGTCTTTTGATGTCACTGGAGTTGTGAGGCAGTGGTTGAGCCGCGAAG GGAAAATGGAGGGTTTTCGCCTTAGTGCCCACTGCTCCTGTGACAGCAAAGATAATACACTTCAAGTGGACATTAACG GGTTCAGTTCCAGCCGCCGAGGTGACTTGGCCACCATTCGTGGCATGAACCGGCCCTTCCTGCTCCTCATGGCCACCCCTCTGGAGAGGGCCCAGCATCTGCACAGCTCCCGGCACCGCCGAGCCCTGGACACCAACTACTGCTTCAG CTCCACAGAGAAGAACTGCTGCGTGCGGCAGCTGTACATTGACTTCCGCAAGGACCTGGGCTGGAAGTGGATCCACGAGCCCAAGGGCTACCATGCCAACTTCTGCCTGGGGCCCTGCCCCTACATTTGGAGCCTGGACACACAGTACAGCAAG GTCCTGGCCCTTTACAACCAGCATAACCCGGGCGCGTCGGCGGCGCCGTGTTGCGTGCCGCAGGCGCTGGAGCCGCTGCCCATCGTGTACTACGTAGGCCGCAAGCCTAAGGTGGAGCAGCTGTCCAACATGATCGTGCGCTCCTGCAAGTGCAGCTga
- the TGFB1 gene encoding transforming growth factor beta-1 proprotein isoform X1, whose protein sequence is MPPSRLRLLPLLLPLLWLLVLSPGRPAAGLSTCKTIDMELVKRKRIEAIRGQILSKLRLASPPSQGEVPPGPLPEAVVALYNSTRDRVAGESAEPEPEPETDYYAKEVTRVLMVETNNKIYDRFKDSPHSIYMFFNTSELREAVSDPLLLSRAELRLLRLKLKVEQHVELYQKYSNNSWRYLSNRLLAPSDMPEWLSFDVTGVVRQWLSREGKMEGFRLSAHCSCDSKDNTLQVDINAGFSSSRRGDLATIRGMNRPFLLLMATPLERAQHLHSSRHRRALDTNYCFSSTEKNCCVRQLYIDFRKDLGWKWIHEPKGYHANFCLGPCPYIWSLDTQYSKVLALYNQHNPGASAAPCCVPQALEPLPIVYYVGRKPKVEQLSNMIVRSCKCS, encoded by the exons ATGCCGCCCTCCAGGCTGcggctgctgccgctgctgctacCGCTGCTGTGGCTACTAGTGCTGTCGCCTGGCCGGCCAGCCGCGGGACTGTCCACCTGCAAAACCATCGACATGGAGCTGGTGAAACGGAAACGCATCGAAGCCATCCGCGGCCAAATCCTGTCCAAGCTGCGGCTCGCCAGCCCCCCAAGCCAGGGGGAGGTGCCGCCCGGCCCGCTGCCCGAGGCGGTGGTCGCCCTGTACAACAGCACCCGCGACCGGGTGGCGGGGGAGAGCGCAGAGCCGGAGCCCGAGCCTGAGACAGACTACTACGCAAAGGAGGTCACCCGTGTGCTAATGGTGGAAACCAACAACA AAATCTATGATAGATTCAAAGACAGTCCACACAGCATATATATGTTCTTCAACACATCAGAGCTCCGAGAAGCAGTGTCGGATCCCCTGTTGCTCTCCAGGGCAGAGCTTCGTCTCCTGAGGCTCAAATTAAAAGTGGAGCAGCATGTTGAACTCTATCAG AAATACAGCAACAATTCCTGGCGCTACCTCAGCAACCGGTTGTTGGCCCCCAGCGACATGCCAGAGTGGTTGTCTTTTGATGTCACTGGAGTTGTGAGGCAGTGGTTGAGCCGCGAAG GGAAAATGGAGGGTTTTCGCCTTAGTGCCCACTGCTCCTGTGACAGCAAAGATAATACACTTCAAGTGGACATTAACG CAGGGTTCAGTTCCAGCCGCCGAGGTGACTTGGCCACCATTCGTGGCATGAACCGGCCCTTCCTGCTCCTCATGGCCACCCCTCTGGAGAGGGCCCAGCATCTGCACAGCTCCCGGCACCGCCGAGCCCTGGACACCAACTACTGCTTCAG CTCCACAGAGAAGAACTGCTGCGTGCGGCAGCTGTACATTGACTTCCGCAAGGACCTGGGCTGGAAGTGGATCCACGAGCCCAAGGGCTACCATGCCAACTTCTGCCTGGGGCCCTGCCCCTACATTTGGAGCCTGGACACACAGTACAGCAAG GTCCTGGCCCTTTACAACCAGCATAACCCGGGCGCGTCGGCGGCGCCGTGTTGCGTGCCGCAGGCGCTGGAGCCGCTGCCCATCGTGTACTACGTAGGCCGCAAGCCTAAGGTGGAGCAGCTGTCCAACATGATCGTGCGCTCCTGCAAGTGCAGCTga